The DNA segment TGCCCGCCACCGTACCATTGCGGCACCCAGGATGGTACGCGGTAGACCAGCGAAAAACACTGCCTGGCCAGTGCAATAACAATCGCGACGTAGATAAACATGATCGTCAGCGAGTGCATGAAATCATTCATACCCGACAGCGCCATGAAACCAAACAAAATATTATTCAAGAATGCGATCATGACATAGAACAAGACAAACCCGGAAATCAGGCCTAACAACAACAAAACAGGCCGCAAAAACAGTTGCAGCAATTGATAGTAGCCCGCCCTGGCCTGACCGGTCATGCCGCCCCCTTCGGGCAATAAGTGCAACACACCCCAAACAGGCGCAGAGATCATGGCGTTAATCACCATGATCAACCAGCCTCCAATGCCAAACAAAAAAACGATAAACGGCATCAGAGGCACATACGTCCCCAATAACCCACCCAGCGCAAACAGTATGAATTGAACCAGCGTCAGCAAAGCGGGCTTGTCGTCCCATAACGTCATCCCCACTGCGATCGCCATCATATTACTGCCCAGCGACTTCATCATGAGCAACGGGTGCTCTGCGCTGTCGCTTTGCAGGACACCCAGCATCATTTCGCTCACTGCCAGCGCAGCCTTGTCTAACCAGCTATGCTCGCCATTGCTATCCATTTGATCGATCTCAGCCAGTACACCACTGTTTGAGGCGATATAAGCGCGAATAGCATCCACCCTGGATAGACGGTCCGTGATATAGGTTTCCAACCTATTAAACCAACGATCCCTAGGGTCATAGCGGTTAAATTTAGCCAGGTTATCGTAAACGACCGAATCCACTTGACGTTGCATTTCAGCCAGCCGCCAAAACCAGGTTCCCGCGTATACCCACCCCCCTTTAACGGCGTTCTCTTTGAACTTATGGACCATTTTGCCTTTGTACAAATCAAAATACCGCAATGCATCGTTACGCAGGCGGGTATCATATTCAAAGACGGATTGCTGAAATAATGACGCGAGTTCAGCGGTGCTGTCCGCAGCGCCGGATTTCGGAAAGACAATACGCTTAGCAATGCGGCGCATGTCCACGATCAGCTTGTCAATCAACAGCGCGTTATTGTATTGAATGGCGTTGGCCAGCAGGACGCCGCTTTTCTCGTCGGATTGCGTCTGTATTTTAATCGGGAACCGCAGCGTACCGCACATATCGGCAGGAAAGCCTGCCACACTCCAGGTGATTCGACGGACGACGACAGACCGGTGTCCGGAGAGTGACGACTTGGCATGATCGGGCATCCAATCCTTATAATCCAATTCCCAAGGCCGGGCGCTCGCCGTAATATCCTTATGCCGGTAATCAATTTTTGCGTTATTGCTCGCTTCTTTTTCCTGACGATACAACGACCACGTACAAACCTCAAAACTTAACAATGCGGTTGCTAGATCGTAATGCAACTCATTGTTGTTAATCGCACCCGTCGGAGTAGAGATGATCGTATTGGTGCCTGTGTAATCAACAACCGCTTTCCAGGTTTGATTCGCTAAAC comes from the Gammaproteobacteria bacterium genome and includes:
- a CDS encoding DotA/TraY family protein, which produces MDYASQKITVWQFGLLAVLLLLPGVAMADVIDGFMDYMPGKDDQSYRFLKQLFGDFVCTVAKDTSCYLDPEKPALLVSALVTLSSIIFMLAGFIGGYVVIAGALNTGHTGELLGNSWHSLWVPFRSIVGVMLIYPNPLLAGLVPAQVVVIFVVLVSSGLANQTWKAVVDYTGTNTIISTPTGAINNNELHYDLATALLSFEVCTWSLYRQEKEASNNAKIDYRHKDITASARPWELDYKDWMPDHAKSSLSGHRSVVVRRITWSVAGFPADMCGTLRFPIKIQTQSDEKSGVLLANAIQYNNALLIDKLIVDMRRIAKRIVFPKSGAADSTAELASLFQQSVFEYDTRLRNDALRYFDLYKGKMVHKFKENAVKGGWVYAGTWFWRLAEMQRQVDSVVYDNLAKFNRYDPRDRWFNRLETYITDRLSRVDAIRAYIASNSGVLAEIDQMDSNGEHSWLDKAALAVSEMMLGVLQSDSAEHPLLMMKSLGSNMMAIAVGMTLWDDKPALLTLVQFILFALGGLLGTYVPLMPFIVFLFGIGGWLIMVINAMISAPVWGVLHLLPEGGGMTGQARAGYYQLLQLFLRPVLLLLGLISGFVLFYVMIAFLNNILFGFMALSGMNDFMHSLTIMFIYVAIVIALARQCFSLVYRVPSWVPQWYGGGQTDMVAPHSEEPGQELRNFGAFFAHIGRGQKNSVPEPMKTLPRQNSGGSGDDDGGGRGFGRPVAAQVNGTDDLMPEAHSHVPQDSTQGASHQAELPFDSQDTVSIPHGPGFDFDVYEQHQGAEDARDDGGVAGQNNGRHEQASVHEQDSAQNDGERHNQTQGPQHGTPLASRNEQPSRTDHSTEDLMPG